Proteins from a single region of Kluyveromyces lactis strain NRRL Y-1140 chromosome C complete sequence:
- the GPM3 gene encoding phosphoglycerate mutase family protein GPM3 (similar to uniprot|Q12326 Saccharomyces cerevisiae YOL056W GPM3 and to YDL021W uniprot|Q12008 Saccharomyces cerevisiae YDL021W GPM2, Homologs of Gpm1p phosphoglycerate mutase which converts 3-phosphoglycerate to 2-phosphoglycerate in glycolysis) yields the protein MRLYVLRHGQSEVNQRNIFGGWVDVHLTEKGLDQARNSAILIKAYCQSQGLELPKLGYTSRLIRTEETMNEILKEFGKQPEFRIVSGELPPQQTSDNGKFPVYQSWRLNERHYGSWQGQSKHKMLEEYGEEQYMYIRRDYLGKPPKADLNREMVQDFDQGDTGYEFKEPNRHVKYLEEEITHDELPNGESLCDVVQRLKPLLENMILPNLKERGDSLIVGHGSTVRSLLKILEGISDTDIKEVNIPNAIPSVIELDDNFRFIRKFYLDPESAKVNAELVRQEGFKE from the coding sequence ATGAGATTGTATGTTTTAAGGCACGGCCAAAGTGAAgtaaaccaaagaaacataTTTGGGGGATGGGTAGATGTTCATCTGACTGAAAAGGGTCTAGATCAGGCCAGGAATAGCGCCATTCTTATTAAAGCATACTGTCAATCGCAAGGTTTGGAGCTACCCAAGCTTGGTTATACTTCCAGATTGATCAGAACAGAAGAGACCATGAATGAGATTCTCAAAGAGTTTGGCAAACAGCCTGAATTTCGTATCGTCAGCGGTGAGCTACCACCGCAACAGACATCAGATAATGGTAAATTCCCAGTTTATCAGAGCTGGAGATTGAATGAAAGACACTACGGTTCATGGCAGGGTCAAAGTAAACATAAAATGTTGGAAGAGTATGGTGAAGAACAGTATATGTATATCAGAAGAGATTACCTCGGAAAACCTCCAAAAGCAGATTTAAACAGGGAGATGGTACAAGATTTCGACCAAGGTGATACAGGATATGAATTTAAAGAACCAAACAGGCATGTTAAATATTTGGAGGAAGAGATTACTCATGATGAATTGCCCAATGGTGAGTCTTTGTGCGATGTCGTTCAAAGATTGAAACCATTGCTTGAAAATATGATTCTTCCGAACTTGAAGGAACGTGGTGACAGCCTTATAGTCGGTCATGGAAGCACAGTCCGTTCACTCTTAAAGATTTTAGAAGGCATTAGCGATACTGACATTAAGGAAGTCAATATTCCTAATGCCATTCCTTCAGTCATTGAACTAGATGATAATTTCAGATTTATTAGAAAATTCTACTTAGACCCAGAAAGTGCCAAAGTCAATGCAGAATTAGTTCGCCAGGAAGGATTCAAGGAATAA
- the RPN4 gene encoding stress-regulated transcription factor RPN4 (weakly similar to uniprot|Q03465 Saccharomyces cerevisiae YDL020C RPN4 Transcription factor that stimulates expression of proteasome genes Rpn4p levels are in turn regulated by the 26S proteasome in a negative feedback control mechanism RPN4 is transcriptionally regulated by various stress responses), with translation MSAADLELRRTLTDVVDDELRIHNTNPMSLDMGFGETHYDSFPQLTRSQVHSFYTGPNFSSGHSQHQYNMGQLMGHDLHLSDDDTASGVFNKYADPNLTTLDKKSGCAVPATGPGPTATTGPAAIVKQVNLNLTPVQPTISLNTITPNPFLQSSARFPNAQQIPQNNPNNHHNGMSNGRLNSVRGFNFQTRINNENGFEDEFLNEGYGDFNNMYEEDEKLTAQATLWDDQNMAGYYWTNDQDTLSRFDQEFNFDDDLSDEEEEEEEEEEREYEENADGGKNNTELTDKILNDLQDDFSDSEEVSTKSNEESLYMDTQQRLNENQQRDLSQVTVPRIESIKSSVLEENEKLEEEEEEGDDEGDAMFSEDDEDPLYEPALVSPRRKPSMVISQQNSNKQRQLLTINTRKSHEVSDNKLDPKSTNTTGSRTMTRNRGNHQRGKSVDALLSVDRSYGSSNTHTHIHHSHNQNDEHICMVNNPVTNEPCMKKFSRPYDLIRHQKTIHASKKKIFRCLICIQELGSEGYQRTFSRNDALSRHVKVKHNLQGTEAQRVIQYAKDNVEYQNS, from the coding sequence ATGTCAGCTGcagatttggaattgagAAGGACTTTGACGGATGTGGTTGATGACGAGTTGAGGATCCACAATACGAACCCGATGTCTTTAGATATGGGGTTCGGTGAAACGCACTACGATTCGTTTCCGCAACTCACGAGGTCACAGGTGCATTCATTCTATACCGGGCCCAATTTTTCGTCGGGACACTCGCAACACCAGTATAATATGGGCCAGCTCATGGGTCATGATCTGCATTTGtctgatgatgatactGCAAGTGGGGTGTTCAACAAGTACGCTGATCCCAATTTGACCACTTTAGATAAGAAAAGCGGATGTGCTGTACCTGCCACTGGTCCTGGTCCAACCGCAACTACGGGCCCAGCTGCCATTGTGAAACAGGTTAATTTGAATTTAACTCCAGTGCAGCCAACGATTTCACTTAATACGATTACTCCAAATCCTTTCTTACAGTCTTCGGCAAGATTCCCAAATGCCCAACAGATTCCTCAGAATAATCCAAACAACCACCATAATGGTATGTCGAATGGAAGGTTGAACAGCGTCCGTGGGTTTAACTTCCAAACGAGAATTAACAACGAAAACGGATTCGAAGATgagtttttgaatgagGGTTATGGTGATTTCAATAACATGTACGAAGAGGATGAGAAATTGACCGCTCAGGCTACGTTATGGGATGACCAAAACATGGCGGGGTATTATTGGACAAATGATCAGGATACCCTGTCTCGTTTTGACCAAGAATTCAACTTCGATGATGATCTTTcggatgaagaagaagaagaagaagaggaggaggagAGGGAGTATGAGGAAAATGCAGACGGAGGAAAAAACAACACAGAATTAACAGACAAGATTCTGAATGACTTACAGGACGATTTCTCTGACAGTGAGGAGGTTTCTACCAAATCGAATGAGGAGTCGTTATACATGGATACCCAACAACGATTGAACGAAAACCAACAGAGGGATTTATCGCAGGTAACTGTTCCTCGCATAGAGTCAATCAAGAGTTCTGTACtcgaagaaaatgaaaaattagaagaagaagaggaagaaggTGATGATGAGGGTGACGCTATGTTCAGCGAGGACGATGAGGATCCTTTATACGAACCTGCTCTGGTGAGTCCCAGAAGAAAACCAAGTATGGTTATATCTCAACAGAATTCTAACAAACAAAGACAACTTCTCACCATAAATACTCGGAAATCGCATGAGGTCAGTGATAATAAACTGGATCCAAAATCAACGAACACGACAGGGTCTCGTACCATGACTAGAAATAGAGGTAATCATCAACGTGGTAAATCTGTGGATGCCCTACTAAGCGTCGACCGTTCGTATGGATCCTCAAatacacacacacacaTTCATCATTCCCACAACCAGAACGATGAGCATATCTGCATGGTGAACAACCCAGTCACTAACGAACCATGTATGAAGAAGTTTTCAAGACCGTATGATTTAATCAGACACCAAAAAACTATCCATGCTtctaagaagaaaatattcagGTGTTTGATCTGCATTCAAGAACTGGGATCTGAAGGCTATCAGAGAACCTTTTCGAGAAATGATGCCCTAAGTAGGCATGTTAAAGTCAAGCATAATCTACAAGGTACCGAAGCACAGCGTGTGATACAATACGCAAAGGACAACGTTGAATATCAGAACTCTTAA
- a CDS encoding glycosyltransferase family 32 protein (weakly similar to uniprot|P47124 Saccharomyces cerevisiae YJR075W HOC1 Alpha-1 6-mannosyltransferase involved in cell wall mannan biosynthesis subunit of a Golgi-localized complex that also contains Anp1p Mnn9p Mnn11p and Mnn10p identified as a suppressor of a cell lysis sensitive pkc1-371 allele), translated as MQEKEKNVPRPVDLTFLSSHLPMKHLRPRSCLLLSIVSIYLFWILFHNIPAFQNRDKSVNTPTVPADWSTGSLRHRLLAHFNSQNEIPRDIWQSWKSKQNLDVRFQENVRLWSSQSGFNYHFLDDDEIDEFVRTQFKLFPEIIQTWDTLPRKILKADYFRYLVLLAKGGYYSDIDTSPSVNIDAWLTDGPLATLMAENDLSKTDVGVIIGIEEERDLGTWRGLFNRRINLCQWTLASRPGHPLFVDVVAKIADLALYYYDPSTNVLTFPMGYKNLFDVQPAYNMSKDSANWYEGIIEWTGPASFTDSFFRTINQWYIENFSDHIQGSSNEVLCNNKHMCVLDPNKPLDLISKLENYPLGDNLLGIKLPTSPVGWENFTLLEYPLLYGDVALLPKHFFNSLHTTDFKKGYVHHAFTGTWKWTQDP; from the coding sequence ATGcaggaaaaagaaaagaatgttCCAAGGCCAGTTGACCTGACTTTCTTGTCCTCTCATCTACCCATGAAACACCTTAGACCCCGCTCATGCTTATTGTTGTCCATTGTTTCAATTTACCTATTTTGGATCCTATTCCATAACATTCCCGCATTCCAGAATAGGGATAAATCCGTCAATACACCAACTGTACCGGCAGATTGGTCCACAGGATCACTGAGGCATCGGCTGTTGGCACATTTCAATTCTCAAAATGAGATTCCAAGAGATATCTGGCAATCTTGGAAATCAAAACAGAATCTTGATGTTAGGTTCCAGGAAAACGTGAGGCTTTGGTCATCCCAATCTGGATTCAATTACCATTTCctcgatgatgatgaaatcgATGAATTCGTACGTACCCAATTTAAGCTGTTCCCAGAAATTATTCAGACCTGGGATACGTTGCCGagaaagatcttgaaagCTGATTATTTTAGATACCTCGTTTTATTGGCGAAAGGTGGATATTACAGCGATATAGATACTTCACCTTCTGTTAACATAGACGCTTGGCTTACAGATGGTCCGTTGGCCACATTGATGGCTGAAAATGATCTCTCCAAGACTGATGTCGGTGTCATAATTGGTATAGAGGAAGAACGGGATCTTGGTACTTGGAGAGGCCTTTTCAATAGAAGGATAAACCTATGTCAATGGACTTTAGCGAGTAGACCAGGTCATCCATTGTTTGTAGATGTCGTTGCAAAGATAGCTGATCTTGCATTGTATTACTATGATCCATCCACCAACGTATTGACTTTCCCAATGGGTTACAAGAACCTTTTCGACGTTCAACCTGCCTATAACATGTCGAAGGATTCTGCTAATTGGTATGAGGGTATCATAGAATGGACTGGTCCGGCCTCATTCACAGATAGCTTTTTCCGAACTATTAACCAGTGGTACATCGAAAACTTCAGTGATCATATTCAGGGTTCAAGCAACGAGGTTCTCTGCAATAACAAACATATGTGTGTTCTGGATCCCAACAAACCGTTAgatttaatttcaaaactCGAGAATTATCCCCTAGGAGATAATTTGCTTGGAATCAAGTTGCCCACGTCACCTGTTGGATGGGAAAATTTCACTCTACTCGAATACCCTTTGCTTTACGGAGATGTAGCACTTTTACCGAAgcatttcttcaattctctACATACTACGGACTTTAAAAAGGGATATGTGCATCATGCATTTACTGGTACATGGAAATGGACCCAAGACCCATAA